In Pseudoalteromonas tetraodonis, the genomic window AGTCAACTTTACGCATTGCACGTGAAAACTCATAACGATTAAAATCAGGGATAGCACCAGGCAAAAGTGGATACTCTGTTTCGCGTTTGAAACTGTCATCAACAAAACCAGCCATAAATAAGCCTTTTTCACCGGCAGTACAAATTACTAAATCAACCCAGTCTAATGCTTTGTCGGCAGCTAGTAATGGATCTTCAAATCCAGTAATTGCTTGGCCTTCTTCTTCGTTCATAGCAAGGATATCAACATGCTTTTCTACAAAGTTAGCCCACCATGTCGGATCCTGCTCGATAAGAAACTTAGTACCGAGTGTTAATACAACCGGTACATCTGCATCGTTAGCATACTTGATTGCTTGCATGGTCGCTTCGGTCATGGTTTCATCGCCTTGAGTACGCATTAAATAAGCGCTAATCACTAATGCCGATGAGCCTTCGATTAGCTCTTTATCAATTGACTCAGGCTTTAGATAATTCATCAGGCCAGCACTAATGGCAAAGGTGCGTTCACCTGTTTCATCAATCAATGTGAAACAGCGGCCTATAGGACCATCTACAGGCTGTAAGTAGTCTAAGTCTACGCGACTTGAGTTATTACATAAGAAGCGATAAGCATAACTGCCTATTTTTATGTTTTCACTCATTACACCTAATAGCACCGAACGGTCATCAGCAAGTACGGAATAGTTGTGCATTGTGTTGCCAACGGTTCCGCCTGCGAATTCGTAA contains:
- a CDS encoding inosine/guanosine kinase, with product MKFPGRRRHKHYFPVEAKDPLTNQLNATERLHRSYITGIDQIVVDIEAKVDQAFLDEFQLRRGMSQVIDNDITNALYDRLKLNDMVDYEFAGGTVGNTMHNYSVLADDRSVLLGVMSENIKIGSYAYRFLCNNSSRVDLDYLQPVDGPIGRCFTLIDETGERTFAISAGLMNYLKPESIDKELIEGSSALVISAYLMRTQGDETMTEATMQAIKYANDADVPVVLTLGTKFLIEQDPTWWANFVEKHVDILAMNEEEGQAITGFEDPLLAADKALDWVDLVICTAGEKGLFMAGFVDDSFKRETEYPLLPGAIPDFNRYEFSRAMRKVDCENPIKAYSHTAPFMGGPDSIKNTNGAGDCALAAVLHDLSANVYHKLNVANSAKHQQQAITYSSLAQISKYANRASYEVLVQHSPRLSRGLPEREDCLEQVYWDQ